From a region of the Prosthecobacter sp. SYSU 5D2 genome:
- a CDS encoding OmpA family protein → MRFFILLISLALLLLLVIVHGWFYTEKQLPDLHQQVLAALAKQGVRSAAADVRFLDLRIAGNAPDRAALEKARAAVLAIRPLRLVKDELSIPASLRARLANDILTLEGWLPEEQNIREAARLIHLLRPDLTVTTEGLHADAQVRWPESEQGPLTADSRLMAPIIENLKVAAWLEMVKDSSGIKLAGLVPANGLRGQLVKLLSGTDATELKESAHTLPSVFSDTDSLTSFVRAFFTSPSARRFSINKEGEPMIEAAATRTLESEWLALLRPVTGGKKVISKLVFYPSEYHFPGYKPESTIPETQLENLRETLSGQSISFDPGRQTLSAQEQAKLAALTPSLLTAGPVVKLLIGSHPDPDGNPESERKLALARAGEVHSFLVEQGLPASDVQTAAFEPVRAGTPGAPENPRTVEILIR, encoded by the coding sequence ATGCGTTTCTTCATCCTGCTCATCTCCCTGGCCTTGCTGCTGCTGCTGGTGATCGTGCATGGCTGGTTCTATACCGAAAAGCAGCTTCCAGATCTGCACCAGCAGGTGCTGGCCGCATTGGCTAAGCAAGGTGTACGTTCAGCGGCAGCGGATGTGCGCTTTCTGGATCTTCGTATCGCCGGGAATGCGCCGGACCGCGCGGCACTGGAAAAAGCCCGCGCCGCTGTTTTGGCCATCAGACCGTTGCGACTGGTGAAGGATGAACTCAGCATTCCGGCCAGCCTCCGCGCCCGCCTAGCCAATGATATCCTGACTCTGGAAGGCTGGCTTCCTGAAGAACAGAACATCCGTGAGGCTGCCCGGTTGATTCACCTGCTGCGCCCGGACCTGACGGTGACTACAGAAGGCCTCCATGCGGATGCGCAGGTGCGCTGGCCAGAAAGTGAACAGGGGCCTCTGACGGCCGACAGCCGCCTAATGGCACCCATCATCGAAAACCTGAAAGTCGCCGCCTGGCTGGAAATGGTAAAAGATTCTTCCGGGATCAAGTTGGCTGGACTTGTTCCTGCCAATGGCCTGCGTGGGCAGCTTGTTAAGCTCTTGAGTGGAACGGATGCCACAGAACTGAAGGAAAGCGCCCACACACTCCCTTCCGTATTTTCCGATACGGACTCTTTGACTTCCTTTGTACGTGCTTTTTTTACCTCTCCTTCCGCCCGACGGTTTTCAATCAACAAAGAGGGGGAACCGATGATCGAGGCGGCAGCAACGCGGACCCTTGAAAGTGAATGGCTGGCGCTGTTGCGACCCGTTACGGGTGGGAAAAAGGTGATTTCCAAACTGGTGTTCTATCCTTCAGAATATCATTTCCCAGGCTACAAGCCGGAGAGCACGATCCCTGAAACGCAGCTCGAAAATCTGAGGGAGACGCTGTCTGGCCAGAGCATCAGTTTTGACCCAGGCCGTCAGACTTTAAGCGCCCAGGAGCAGGCGAAACTGGCAGCCTTGACGCCTTCGTTACTGACGGCTGGACCGGTCGTCAAGCTGCTCATTGGAAGTCACCCGGATCCTGATGGCAATCCAGAATCTGAGCGGAAGCTGGCCTTGGCGCGAGCGGGCGAAGTGCACTCTTTTCTCGTTGAACAAGGGCTGCCTGCCAGCGATGTGCAGACCGCCGCCTTTGAGCCTGTGCGTGCTGGCACGCCGGGCGCACCTGAAAATCCCCGCACCGTAGAGATCCTGATCCGCTGA
- a CDS encoding family 16 glycoside hydrolase, translating into MRFSFLLILSLATSLQAADKKKEQPMTPGGVYRANDLQRPRPPVITPPGFSTQERAGAAPSDAIVLFDGKDLSQWKREPRKDSPPGDEPLWKVENGYMEITPRSGGLRTKEKFQGDYQLHIEWATPVEVVGNGQGRGNSGVFIGGFPEIQVLDSYQNDTYPDGQAAGLYKNYPPMVNASRKPGEWQTYDIFFERPKDGGKARLTVIHNGVVVHYMREFESTLQEGDLFLQDHLNPVRYRNIWLRPLIVDSDKAGTKAPAKPAASAPAKKKQVAAKVPPAKTPAAKAQIIRLKTMTAQMKYDQTEFTVRPGEPVKLIFENGDDLPHNIVFCQPGTDTALMAMKQMEDPEAALKRNWVPDDKSIWLHSKMLNPHETDTLTFIAPEKNGDYPFVCTFPGHALTMNGKMKVLPLGKGLQDLKFALYLGAWDKLPDFSKLTPHRQGVVEDNLVQIKLDDYKNEFGVVFTGKLNAPRKGSYRFYTAGDDGVRLMIDGKTVVEHDGIHPSDIKEGSTQLEAGPHEFRLEYFQAQGDIAVFAAWKGASFDVTPLSTWRPKGWEKGAKAKKAKDFDPIPLIVKDEPVVYRNFIAGAGNRGIAVGYPGGVSLAWSAEQMNLALVWRGAFIDASKHWNSRGGGYQPPLGYDVLSPAFGQPFAILPTPDSPWPATVDRAPGYAWKGYRLDAQRYPTFMYEWNGLKVEDRSVAATDKLVRKLKLDGTVPKNTFLRLATGKIESVDGTFWVDGGLLKLEGRSFENKLRITAPGARIVGDNLLLPVAGNEITVTYSWPQ; encoded by the coding sequence ATGCGTTTTTCCTTCCTCCTGATCCTCAGTTTGGCCACCAGCCTCCAGGCGGCCGACAAAAAGAAAGAACAGCCCATGACACCCGGCGGCGTCTATCGGGCGAATGACTTGCAGCGCCCTCGGCCCCCCGTCATCACCCCGCCCGGCTTCAGCACCCAGGAAAGAGCCGGTGCCGCCCCCTCCGATGCCATCGTCCTCTTTGACGGCAAGGATCTTTCCCAATGGAAGCGTGAGCCACGCAAAGACTCCCCTCCGGGTGACGAACCTCTCTGGAAGGTCGAAAACGGCTACATGGAAATCACTCCCCGCAGCGGCGGCCTCCGCACCAAGGAAAAATTCCAAGGCGATTACCAGCTTCACATCGAGTGGGCCACACCTGTCGAGGTCGTCGGCAATGGCCAGGGCAGGGGAAACAGCGGCGTCTTCATTGGAGGCTTCCCGGAGATCCAGGTGCTGGATTCCTACCAGAATGACACCTATCCCGATGGCCAGGCTGCCGGTCTGTACAAAAATTATCCTCCCATGGTCAATGCCAGCCGCAAACCGGGCGAATGGCAGACTTACGACATCTTTTTCGAGCGCCCCAAAGACGGTGGCAAGGCCCGCCTGACCGTGATCCACAACGGCGTCGTTGTGCATTACATGCGCGAATTCGAGAGCACCCTCCAGGAGGGCGACCTCTTCCTCCAGGACCACCTGAATCCTGTCCGCTATCGCAACATCTGGCTGCGACCCCTCATTGTGGATTCCGACAAAGCCGGCACCAAAGCCCCCGCCAAACCAGCCGCTTCCGCCCCAGCAAAAAAGAAACAAGTCGCCGCCAAGGTCCCACCAGCTAAAACTCCCGCCGCCAAGGCCCAAATCATTCGTCTCAAAACGATGACCGCCCAGATGAAGTATGACCAGACCGAGTTCACCGTGCGCCCTGGCGAACCCGTGAAACTCATCTTCGAAAATGGCGATGACCTCCCTCATAACATCGTCTTCTGTCAGCCCGGTACCGACACCGCCCTCATGGCCATGAAGCAGATGGAGGACCCCGAGGCCGCCCTCAAGCGCAACTGGGTGCCCGATGACAAAAGCATCTGGCTCCACTCCAAGATGCTCAACCCGCACGAGACCGACACCCTCACCTTCATCGCTCCTGAAAAAAACGGCGACTATCCTTTCGTCTGCACCTTCCCCGGCCACGCCCTCACCATGAACGGCAAGATGAAAGTCCTGCCATTGGGTAAAGGATTGCAGGATCTCAAGTTCGCCCTCTATCTCGGTGCCTGGGACAAGCTGCCCGATTTTTCCAAACTCACCCCACACCGCCAGGGCGTCGTTGAAGACAACCTTGTCCAGATCAAGCTGGACGATTACAAGAACGAGTTCGGTGTCGTCTTCACCGGCAAACTCAATGCACCCCGCAAAGGCAGCTATCGTTTTTACACCGCCGGTGACGACGGCGTCCGCCTCATGATTGATGGCAAGACGGTTGTCGAGCATGACGGCATCCACCCCTCCGATATCAAAGAAGGCAGCACTCAGCTTGAAGCCGGTCCCCATGAGTTCCGTCTCGAATACTTCCAGGCCCAGGGAGACATTGCCGTCTTCGCCGCCTGGAAAGGGGCCAGCTTCGATGTCACCCCGCTTTCCACCTGGCGGCCCAAAGGCTGGGAAAAAGGTGCCAAGGCCAAAAAGGCCAAGGACTTTGACCCCATCCCTCTCATCGTCAAAGACGAGCCCGTCGTGTATCGCAACTTCATCGCCGGTGCGGGTAATCGCGGTATTGCCGTGGGTTATCCCGGCGGCGTCAGCCTCGCCTGGAGCGCCGAGCAGATGAACCTCGCCCTTGTCTGGCGCGGCGCATTTATCGATGCCTCCAAACACTGGAACAGCCGTGGCGGTGGTTACCAGCCACCGCTCGGATACGATGTCCTCAGTCCCGCCTTTGGCCAGCCCTTCGCCATTCTGCCCACACCGGATTCCCCCTGGCCCGCCACTGTGGATCGCGCCCCCGGTTATGCCTGGAAAGGTTACCGCCTGGATGCCCAAAGGTACCCCACCTTCATGTATGAATGGAACGGCCTCAAAGTGGAGGACCGCAGCGTCGCCGCCACTGACAAACTCGTCCGCAAGCTCAAGCTCGACGGCACCGTCCCCAAGAACACCTTCCTCCGCCTTGCCACCGGCAAGATCGAATCCGTGGACGGCACCTTCTGGGTGGATGGCGGCCTGCTCAAACTCGAAGGCCGGAGTTTCGAAAACAAACTCCGCATCACTGCCCCCGGTGCCCGCATCGTCGGAGACAACCTCCTCCTCCCCGTCGCCGGAAACGAAATCACCGTCACCTACTCCTGGCCCCAGTAA
- a CDS encoding PfkB family carbohydrate kinase encodes MSVIIAGTVALDNVKTPQDAQENLLGGSASYAALAASIFTPEVHLVGIIGHDFPEAHLNLLSSKGISLDGVERSDGASFTWSGEYHDDMNSRTTHNVAINVLEHWMPKLSTAGAAAKIAVLANMSPDNQMQTLEQCTGADFITADTMDLWISIANERLHDVLKKIDLLVINEGEAKEFAGTTNLVEAGYRLQAKGPRFVVVKRGEHGSYLFGEGAGDFFACSAYPLRSVFDPTGAGDSFLGGLAGWLSANGKTKPTFADLKTAVVHGSVTASYTCEAFSTHKLQTVTKEDVAARLNELKLFTDFVA; translated from the coding sequence ATGTCTGTCATCATCGCCGGAACCGTCGCCCTGGACAACGTCAAGACCCCTCAAGATGCCCAGGAGAACCTGCTCGGCGGCTCCGCTTCCTATGCCGCCCTGGCCGCCAGCATTTTCACACCGGAAGTTCACCTCGTGGGCATCATCGGCCATGATTTCCCGGAAGCCCACCTGAACCTGCTGAGCAGCAAGGGCATCTCCCTGGACGGCGTGGAGCGGAGCGACGGGGCCTCCTTTACCTGGAGCGGCGAATACCACGATGACATGAACAGCCGCACCACGCACAATGTGGCCATCAACGTCCTGGAGCATTGGATGCCGAAGCTTTCCACCGCCGGGGCCGCTGCGAAGATCGCCGTGCTGGCCAACATGAGCCCGGACAACCAGATGCAGACGCTGGAGCAGTGCACGGGTGCTGATTTCATCACGGCCGACACGATGGACCTGTGGATCAGCATCGCCAATGAGCGGCTGCATGATGTCCTCAAGAAGATTGACCTGCTGGTCATCAATGAGGGTGAGGCCAAGGAGTTCGCCGGAACGACCAACCTCGTCGAAGCCGGCTACCGCCTCCAGGCCAAGGGCCCGCGCTTTGTGGTCGTCAAACGCGGTGAGCATGGCAGTTATCTCTTTGGAGAAGGTGCCGGAGATTTCTTCGCCTGCTCTGCCTACCCGCTGCGCTCCGTCTTCGACCCCACCGGTGCCGGGGATTCCTTCCTCGGTGGCCTGGCCGGCTGGCTCTCTGCCAATGGCAAGACCAAGCCGACTTTTGCCGATCTGAAGACCGCCGTGGTCCACGGCAGCGTCACCGCCAGTTATACCTGCGAAGCTTTCAGCACGCATAAGCTGCAGACGGTCACCAAGGAGGATGTGGCGGCACGACTGAATGAATTGAAGCTGTTTACGGACTTCGTGGCGTAA
- the menB gene encoding 1,4-dihydroxy-2-naphthoyl-CoA synthase: MWNTIQTFQDIKLEKTADGIGKLTINRPEVRNAFRPQTVKEMLIALDLLHEDREVGVIILCGEGPLAFCSGGDQKVRGDAGYIGDDGVPRLNILDVQRKIRTLPKPVVAMVAGYAIGGGHVLHVVCDLTIAADNARFGQTGPKVGSFDGGLGSSYLARIVGQKKAREIWYLCRQYDAQQALDMGLVNTVVPLEKLEEETVKWCREMLEHSPLALRCLKASLNADCDGQMGLLDLAGNATLLYYMSEEAKEGKNAFVEKRKPDFGQFPRLP, encoded by the coding sequence ATGTGGAACACCATCCAGACATTCCAGGACATCAAGCTTGAAAAGACGGCCGACGGGATCGGCAAGCTCACGATCAACCGACCGGAGGTGCGCAATGCGTTCCGCCCGCAGACGGTGAAGGAGATGCTCATCGCGCTGGATCTGCTGCATGAGGACCGGGAGGTGGGGGTGATCATCCTTTGTGGTGAAGGGCCGCTGGCCTTCTGCTCCGGTGGTGACCAAAAGGTGCGGGGTGATGCAGGGTACATCGGTGATGATGGCGTGCCGCGGCTGAACATTCTGGATGTGCAGCGCAAGATCCGTACGCTGCCGAAACCGGTGGTGGCGATGGTGGCGGGATACGCCATCGGCGGCGGCCATGTGCTGCATGTGGTGTGTGACCTGACCATTGCGGCGGACAATGCCCGTTTCGGCCAGACAGGTCCCAAGGTGGGCTCTTTTGACGGCGGGCTTGGCTCAAGCTATCTGGCGCGCATTGTCGGCCAAAAGAAGGCCCGGGAGATCTGGTACCTGTGCCGTCAGTATGATGCGCAGCAGGCGCTGGACATGGGACTGGTGAACACGGTGGTGCCGCTGGAGAAACTGGAGGAAGAGACGGTCAAATGGTGCCGCGAGATGCTGGAGCACAGCCCGCTGGCGCTCCGCTGCCTGAAGGCTTCCCTGAATGCCGATTGCGACGGCCAGATGGGTCTTCTGGACCTGGCTGGCAATGCGACGCTGCTCTATTACATGAGCGAGGAGGCCAAAGAGGGCAAGAATGCCTTTGTGGAGAAGCGGAAGCCGGATTTTGGCCAGTTTCCGAGGCTGCCTTGA
- a CDS encoding sulfatase, protein MKRLLALLLCLGSSLCAADSRPNVLLLMADDLASTLSCYGHSEAQTPHLDDLAKKGVLFSRAYCQFPHCNPSRASMMSGLRPNKTRVTDNADVLYDNVPGVLTLPHHFRQQGYATARSGKIFHLGIPTGLESKDDPEAWDFGTPFEDERPYPPSRESIVTVKTGKKKGIGWQEIPGGDDQLVDGAHTAIAMDWLKKRDADKPFFLAVGFHRPHTPFVAPAKYFDLFPVDSITLPEAPANDVDDIPLPARNGSVPGYTMTATPEQRRAAIRAYLACVSYVDAQVGRLMADLKAQGLLENTVVVFTSDHGWHLGEHELWHKRSLFEESAAVPLIISAPGMKGNGQSSGSLAELLDIYPTLCDLTGIPIPSHVQGKSLKPILNTPSTAIHEGAFTQARRGPEAEFWGRSIRTLRWRCTEWDEGRNGIELYDHDNDPREYTNLAHDPQHAAILKELRTVLEEKLPPIK, encoded by the coding sequence ATGAAGCGTCTCCTCGCCCTCCTCCTCTGCCTCGGCTCCAGCTTATGCGCAGCGGATTCCCGCCCCAATGTGCTGCTGCTCATGGCGGATGACCTCGCCTCCACGCTCAGCTGCTACGGACATTCAGAAGCCCAGACACCGCACCTGGATGATCTGGCCAAAAAAGGCGTGCTCTTTAGCCGCGCCTACTGCCAGTTCCCTCACTGCAATCCCTCCCGCGCCTCCATGATGAGCGGCCTGCGGCCTAACAAAACACGCGTCACTGACAATGCCGACGTCCTCTACGACAATGTTCCCGGCGTGCTCACCCTGCCGCATCATTTCCGCCAGCAGGGCTATGCCACCGCCCGTTCCGGTAAGATCTTCCACCTCGGCATCCCTACCGGCCTGGAGAGCAAGGATGATCCCGAAGCCTGGGACTTCGGCACCCCATTCGAAGACGAGCGTCCCTATCCACCATCTCGTGAATCCATCGTCACGGTCAAGACCGGCAAGAAAAAGGGCATCGGCTGGCAGGAGATTCCGGGCGGTGATGACCAGCTCGTGGACGGAGCCCATACCGCCATCGCCATGGACTGGTTGAAGAAGCGTGATGCTGACAAGCCCTTCTTCCTCGCCGTTGGCTTTCACCGCCCGCACACGCCCTTCGTGGCTCCTGCCAAATATTTCGACCTGTTTCCCGTGGACAGCATCACCCTGCCGGAGGCCCCCGCGAATGATGTGGATGACATCCCCCTGCCTGCCCGTAACGGTTCCGTTCCGGGTTATACGATGACCGCCACCCCTGAGCAGCGCCGCGCCGCCATCCGCGCCTACCTGGCCTGCGTCAGTTATGTGGATGCCCAGGTTGGCCGCCTGATGGCCGACTTGAAAGCACAAGGCCTGCTAGAGAACACCGTCGTCGTCTTCACCAGCGACCACGGCTGGCATCTGGGCGAGCATGAGCTGTGGCATAAACGCAGCCTTTTTGAGGAAAGCGCCGCCGTGCCCCTCATCATCTCCGCCCCTGGCATGAAGGGCAATGGCCAGAGCAGCGGCAGCCTCGCCGAGCTCCTGGATATCTACCCAACCCTCTGCGACCTCACCGGCATCCCCATCCCCTCCCATGTGCAGGGCAAGAGTCTCAAACCCATATTGAATACCCCCTCCACAGCCATCCATGAAGGCGCCTTCACTCAGGCCCGACGCGGCCCCGAGGCCGAGTTCTGGGGCCGCAGCATCCGCACCCTCCGCTGGCGCTGCACCGAATGGGACGAAGGCCGCAACGGCATCGAGCTATACGATCACGACAACGACCCCCGCGAATACACCAACCTCGCCCATGACCCTCAGCATGCAGCCATACTCAAAGAGCTGCGCACCGTGCTTGAGGAGAAATTGCCGCCGATCAAATAA